In the genome of bacterium, the window AGGCAGCGGCTAGCAGCAACGTTGTGTCAGGCAATGCCGATGATGCATCCGCCTTCATCGTGGAGCTGGCAGGACAGACTGAAAAGAGCAAGGGAACCGTCTACCTCAGGGAAACGGAATCCGGGTTCGGGCTGGGGCACCAGAACAGTTCCGAGGTGGGGACGAGAAAGAGGGGCCTCCAGGTCGAGCACGCCATATCCGAAACGGTGGGTGTGACCGCTGAACTGTTTGATCAGGAGAACCTGGAGACCGGAGCCGATCGGCAGGTCCAGGAACTGGGCGCGGTGAAGACCGCGGGAAATACCGTTCTGAACGCCTCCGTGCGGCAGGCCAGGGATACCGACAGCGACGGTACGGAAGAAAGCAGCCGCCAGCTGACGGCGGGTGCCAGATGGCATTCCGGGGATCAGCGGCTGGAACTGCGCGCGAACCGCGAGCAGTCCCTGGGGGACAACGCCAATACCGATTATCCTACCAGGACCCTGCTGGGGACCGATTACCAGCTGACGGACAGGGTATCCCTCTACGCCGAACAGGAGTACACCGACGGGGACGATACCTCCGTGACAAGCTCCAGGCTGGGTATGAGGGCCAAACCGTGGGAGGGGGCGGAGGCGGTTTCCACGGTCGACAGGAAACATGACGAGAACGGTGAGCGGGTCTACGCCACGACGGGCCTGGACCAGACGTGGCGGATCAACCCCCGCTGGCGGCTGAGCGCCGGCCTGGAAAGCGCCAGGGTTATCCGGGAGTCCACCAGTGAACCGCTGAACCCTGACGCTCCTCCGGTTTCCAGTGAAGAGGATTACACCGCGATCTCCCTGGGTACCGGCTATACCCTCGAACTCTGGGATTTCGACCTGCGGTACGAGTCCCGCAGCGCCGAGAGCAGCGACAAGCGTGGGATCGTGTACGGGATGTTCGGTGAGCCCGCCGACGGTGTGGGGATCTCCCTCGATCTGAAACAGTTCAGGACCGAGTCCGATCCCAACGTCCGTCAAACGGAAACGGATCTTCGCATAGGGATCGTGTACCGGCCGTGGGACCGTCGATGGACCTTCCTGAACCGACTGGACTACTTCTCGGATGAAGAGACCGGCGGAGGGCTGGATATGGAATCGTGGAAGGTCGTGGATAACCTCAATGCCAACTTCAGGCCGGCGGACGACCTCCAGGTCTCCTTCAAGTACGGGATAAAGCAGGTCAAGGATACCGTGGATGGACAGCTTTACAGCGGGACGACCCAGCTGCTGGGAGTGGACAGCCGGTACGACCTGACGCGGCAATGGGATATCGGTGCGTGGACGAGTGTCCTGGCCGCCCTGGACGCGGGTTCAACTGACTACGGACTGGGTGCTTCGGTCGGGTACGGCTTCATCGAGAACCTGTGGCTCAGTTTCGGTTACAACCTCCACGGTTATGAAGATTCCGATTTCTCCCAGGGCGATTTCACAGCCCAGGGCCCCTTCATCAAGTTCCGTCTCAAGTTCGACCAGGAGAGCCTGAGGGGGATACTGGGGAAAGGCAGGAGCCATGAGCCTGGAGCCGGGAGCCGGTAGAAAACTTCCAGTGCATAAAGTGCATAGAGCGCCTGAAGTGCAAAAGTACCATGTACATGTCAGCGGTTTTCCTGCATTTTTTTGCACCGCTCCTCCTGCACTTCATGCACTTGTTTAAAAGGGCAATTTCACCGCTGTACATAGTCCCCTAAATGAGAGAAAAAAGGCCATGGTCCAACAACGGAGCAATACCGTCAAGATTCCCTACCGCGTCGCCTACCAGGACACGGATGCCGGCGGGGTGGTATATTACGCCAACTACCTCGGGTTCATGGAGAGGGGCCGCAACGAGTATCTCAGGCAACTGGGGCGCTCCATAAAGGATTACCAGGACAGCGGTATCTTCTTTGTCGTGGTGGAGGCCGCCCTCAGGTACAGGGCTCCGGCCGTTCTGGACGACCTGCTGACCATCGAAACCTGGATCGAGGAGGGGAGACGGTCCAGCGCGGTGTTCGGCCAGCGTGTCCTGAGGGAAGGGGACGGAACCCTTCTTGTGAAGGGTGATATCAGGGTCGCCTGCATAAACGACCGGCTCAGGCCGACAAGACTTCCTCCCGAACTGTTACCTGGACGCGGGGGAGACCCTCGACTTGCCGACTGAGCGACTGAGCGAGAGGGCGGGCAGAGGAGCGTGGGAGCAGGGGGGAAGAGGTGTCGAAGTGTCGGTATGGCGGTTTACTTTATTCGTCATCCCGGAAATCACGACGGACTTGTCCACCATAGCTGATCGACAGGCGTTAGCGAAGGCGGAAGGAGCGATTATCCGGGATCCATGGACCCCGGGTCTACGCATGCGCTTCGCCCGGGGTGACGGTAGTATGGTCACCTGGAACCCGCAACCCGGAAAACGGCTGCCCCTCTCCGTCATTCCGAATGAAGTCAACCAAGCTAAAAAAATACAGCGGGTTTAACCCACTGTATTTTTTTAGTATCCTTTCTGTGTCAGCTGCGACCGTCCGATGTACTGCAGAAGGATAGCCTCGTCGGCCTTGCTCAGTTCGGTAAACTCGATGCCCATGCCCGGAGGGCCTTCATCAGTTTCCGCAGACTTTTTCCAGACTACCTTGCCCTTGATCCGGAAGGAATATGCGAAGCCGGGCAGCGTGAAATCCACTGTGATGATCGAACCTGTTTCCAGGGGACGTGTTGTCTTGATGTACAGTCCTCCCAGACTCAGGTTAATCGTGTAATCGGTGAAGGACTCCATCCCATGCTCGTAATTGACCTCGACGGAGGTCTCCTGCCGCGGGAAGCTCCTGCGCTTTTCGTATGACATCCGGCCCCCTTTTCCCAGGTACTTGTTTCATCCGACACTTGTGACTCACCAACAGCGGCTTTGATTTATACAAGATCGAAAGCTAATTTAACACAGGCAACACAGGGTGAAACAAAAAAAACTGACACGGAAAGGAAAAGGCTCGCTAAGGAATCGCACCACCTGCAAAGGCTCGAGGGGCTGGGCGTTCTGGCTGGAGGCATCGCCCACGATTTCAATAACGTCCTGACGGGGATCCTGGGGAACATCTCCATTGCCCGGATCACCGCGGACCCCGGCAGCAAGGTCCAGGAAGCCCTTCTCAATGCCGAAAAGTCCTGCCAGGTGGCCAGCGGGCTGGTGCAGAAACTTCTGCCCTTCGCGCACAGCGGGGCTCCGGTCAAGGCCCTCGTCCCCATGAAGATCTTCATCCGCGAGTCTCTCAGGTCCTACGAGTTTCCACCATCCATCCAGCTGAGGTTTTCACTGGAGGATGATCTGTGGGACGCGGAGCTCGATGGAGGGCAGGTGAAAAATGTGCTCATTTCCCTGGTGGACAATTCCGTTCATGCCTGTCCCGAGGGCGGCGTCATCGAGCTGGCGGGCAAAAACGTGATCGTCGGTGAAGGCGGACCGGGAAACCTTGCGCCGGGCCCGTACGTCAGGCTGACGATAACCGACACAGGAAGGGGGATCGCCGAAGAGGACCGGGAAAGGATCTTCGATCCTTATTTTACCACGAAGGA includes:
- a CDS encoding YbgC/FadM family acyl-CoA thioesterase, with protein sequence MVQQRSNTVKIPYRVAYQDTDAGGVVYYANYLGFMERGRNEYLRQLGRSIKDYQDSGIFFVVVEAALRYRAPAVLDDLLTIETWIEEGRRSSAVFGQRVLREGDGTLLVKGDIRVACINDRLRPTRLPPELLPGRGGDPRLAD
- a CDS encoding TIGR02266 family protein produces the protein MSYEKRRSFPRQETSVEVNYEHGMESFTDYTINLSLGGLYIKTTRPLETGSIITVDFTLPGFAYSFRIKGKVVWKKSAETDEGPPGMGIEFTELSKADEAILLQYIGRSQLTQKGY
- a CDS encoding ATP-binding protein, which encodes MIYTRSKANLTQATQGETKKTDTERKRLAKESHHLQRLEGLGVLAGGIAHDFNNVLTGILGNISIARITADPGSKVQEALLNAEKSCQVASGLVQKLLPFAHSGAPVKALVPMKIFIRESLRSYEFPPSIQLRFSLEDDLWDAELDGGQVKNVLISLVDNSVHACPEGGVIELAGKNVIVGEGGPGNLAPGPYVRLTITDTGRGIAEEDRERIFDPYFTTKDGSNGLGLAFAFSVLKRHSGSITVRSLPGSGAAFDLFLPAKAEIEQESSPVPDRVGERKGSRAGKGRKSVLIMDDEKDILETAGQMIAIMGNSVSTARDGEEAISRYRESLDEGRPFDAVILDLRVPGGMGGRETMEKLRVIDPGVTAWVSSGYSGDPIMSEYGRYGFKAAVAKPYSSDDLKRVLEKVLEE